The genomic window GCGGTCGAGCTCGTCCCTCTGCTCCTCCTTCAGGTTCGCCCGCACGCTCGGGTCGATGACCGCGATGACGCGCGGGGCCTCCCAGGAGGGGGACCGCCTCAGCGGCTCGACCCTGCGCCCGGTCGTCAGGGCATAGCGGATGGCCCAGAAGGGCCTCCACCGCTCCGCCCCTCGGCCCGCCCGGAATTCGGCCTCATGGTCCTCGGGATAGTCGTCGTAGACGAGGTTCCACGGCACCGAGAGATACGACGCCGGGTCCTCCGAGAGCTCCTCGACGACGACCTCCAGCCCGAGCGAGCCCGACCGATCCCTGAGGTCGACCAGCCAGTTGCGGACGCTCCTGGCCGTGTCCTCGCCCCCCGGCAGCAGCCGGTTGTAGAGCTCGAACCCCGCCTCGACAACCTTGAAGGCCGGCTCCCACGGCATCGGCTGCGGGCCGGCCGTGTTGAGCGCGTGGACCAGCACTTCCAGCGCCTTGCGGGCCCGGGCGGCCGCGTCGCGGAGCTCGGCCAGCTCGGCGCCGGCGATGGCATAGGGCCTGAAGAACCCGCCGCGCGAGGACCAGACGAGCTCGACCCGATCGGCGTGGTTGGTGACCTGGCAGATGACCTCGGACATGGACCGACGCCCTCGCTTCGAGCACCCGGGAGATCGGCCTCGGCCGACGGATCGGGAGATGAGCGCCATCCATCCTAGCGGAAGGGCTCCGGACGAAATAGCAATTTTACGCAATCGGGGCCGTCGGCCTGGATCGACCTCCGGCCTGCGGTGAGCTCAGGCCAGGAGGATGGGCTCGTCGACGCTTCCAAGCCGCGTCGTTCCGCACGGACCTGGATTCGAAGCCAAACGCGTGCGCGTCGCCTTGCCTCATCGCGTCGCGGGATCGTGGGGGCGGCGCCACTCCGTGTAGGGCAGGCTTTCCATCACCCCGTCCTCCCGGAGGTTCAGTCCGGTCAGGGCCCGGATCCGAGACGCGACCTGGTCGGCGTCGCCGTCGAGGGAGGCGAGCGGTCGCTTCCAGAGCCGGGCGGTCTCATCGAGGAAGCCCATCGTCAGGATGCTCCGACCATCCGGGCTGATGCGCAGGGATGCGATGGCGAAGTCGTGCACCATGGGCGCGTCGATCGGCTTGCCGGTCGAGATGTCCCAGAATTGCAGGATCCCGCCGACGCTGCCCGTCGCGATCGCCTGCATGCCGGGGTCGAAGGCGACAGCCCAGACACTCGTGTCGGTGCGGAACTTTTGGATCTCCTTCGTTTCCTCCCCGTACGTCCACACCCGCGCCCACAAATCGTTTGAGCAGAGGACGAACTTCCGGCCATCGGGACTGAATGCGGCCGCCACGACTCCCCCGGAATAGGTGACCGGCTCACGCGAGATCTCTCCGGCGTCCAGGTCCATCGTCCGAACGAATCCGTCACCGCCTCCCAGCAGGATGAGCCGCCGCTCCGGATGGATCGCAATCGCCCATATGAGCGAATCAAACTCCCGCGAGGCTATCGGCCTACAATCCGGCATCCCCCACACCCGTATCCGCCGGTCGAGGCAGCTCGTCGCAAGGATCCGTCCGTCGCGACTGATCGACGCGCCGATGATCCTGCTTGGGTGCGGCAGGGGAGCAGTCAACGGCTTCCGCGTGCGGCCATCCCAAACGACGAGTTCGTTCTCCGATGGAGCGAGGAGCGCCATCCCGCCTCCGGTGGGACGCGAGTCGAGCGGTCCCCGGTCCCGATCGGGCTCCCGGTCCAACGGCGAGCCATCCTCGGAGTTCCAGGATCGGACGTCGCCACGACGGGTGACCGTCACGATCGCCTTGCCATCCGGTGCAAAAGCCGCATCGCGGAGCTCGCCGGGATCGCTAAGCCCGACTCCCGCATCGCTCGCCGCGCGCCATTTCCAGAGGCGGGCTGTCCTATCGCCACTTCCGGTGAGGATGGTGTCGCCGAGCGGGCTGAAGGCGACCGAGGTGACCCATCCCTGATGCTTGAGTGAGTCGCCGGCCGCCCGTCCCGAGGCCGCCTCCCAGAACCGCACGGCGCCGTCGTTCGAGCCGGTCGATATGTACCTACCGTCGGGGCTGAAGGCGACCGCGTAGACCGGCCCCGGATGGGGGCCGAACTCGCGGATCAGACGACCCGATCGGACCTCCCACAGGCTGGCATTCCTGCCCATGGTGCCCACCAGCAGGGACTGCCCGTCGGGGCCCAGGGCGAAATCACGGACCTGGGCACCCGGGGCGATCTTCGGGTACGTCATCGGCCTCCCGGTCGATGCATCCCAGAATCGCACCTCGGTGTCCGCCGTCACGGCCAGCAGGCCGTCGCGACTGAAGTCTACACATGATATTGTGCTGGAGTGAATCATCGTTCCGACGACGGTCCTTCGCTCCAGGTTCCAGAGCCTGGCCCTATTGTCGTCGGAGGCCGTCAGCAGGCTCCGGTCGTCCGGGGAGAACGTGATGGCCCAGATCCCTCCCGGATGCCTCAACGCATCCCCGATGAGCCGCTGGGACGATACATCCCAAAGCCGTACGGACCCGTCATTGCAGCCGGTCGCGATCGTCCGGCCGTCGTGGCTGAATGCGACGGACTCCACGCTGTCCGGGTGGAGCATCGGCTCGCCGAGGGGTTCGCCCGTCGAGGCGTCCCAGATCCGGGCGGTGCGGTCGGTGCTGCCCGTGAGGACGGACTTCCCGTCCGGGTGGAAGCTGACCCCTTTCACGTCGAGCTCGTGCGGGAGGACCTGGCGGAGCTGCGAGAGGCGGGTGTGCCAGGCCCCGAGGTTGGCCCGGATGACGCGCTCCAGCGGCGGCGAGTCGCGGCCGACGATCTGGAGGCTCCGCGCCAGCCAGGTCAGGCCGCTCGCCACGTCCTCCTGCTCGCAGAGGGCCAGCCCTCGATCGAGCGCGAGGTTGGCCGCGCCGATCTGGGCCTCGCGTCGGCGTGCGCGGGCCTCGGCGGCGCCCCGCCACGCGACGACGGCCAGGAGGAGCATCAGGGCGGCCAGCGCCAGGCTCCCGGCGATCGCCCCGATCGCCCTGCGGAACCGGTCCCTGCGGCCCCGCTCTTCCTCCCACGCCGCGGCGACGTCCGCCAGCGCATCGTGGCCGAGCCGGATGTAGCGGCGGGGCCGATCCCCCTCGATCCGGATCTCGTCCTCTCGCAGCAGCCGGGCCGACTTCGCCGCCTCGAGCACCCGGGCGAACGGCGTCGGCCGGCCCCACCTCGCTTCGAGGCCCGCCCGCGACGCCAGCCAGGTCGTCAGGGTGCCGTCGGCCTGCCGGTTGTAGAGCCCGCCCAGCAGATCCCTGAATGCGAGGCCATCCGCCTTCGAGAGGCGCATCGACCGCTCGATGGCGTCCTCGGCGAAGGCCCGGAGGCCTCCCCGGACTCCCTTGATGGCGGCGAGGTCCTGGGAGGTGATGACGCCGGCGGAGACCGTGTCTTCCTTCTCGCGCTCGTAGAGCTGGGTGCAGATGACCTGCACGAGCGGCAGGACGCTGTCCTGGTTCTCCGACCGCAGCGCCAGGACGCCGTCGGTGATCTCCTCCGGCACGCCGTCGGCGTAGCGGAATCCATACCGCGCCTCGGCCGTCGGCCGCTTGATCGCCTCGATGACGTCGGCCCGCGAGAAGTCGCGGAGCAGGTCGTCCCGGACGCCGACGAGGTCGCGACGCCCCTGCCTCAGGTGGTCGAGGAGCCGCCCGTAGTACTCGGTCCGCAGGGCGACGATCAGCTTCACGTCGGCCCGCAGATCCACCAATCGCTGGATCATCCGGAGGGCGCGATCGCGGTCCTCCCGCTCCTCCTTCGTGCGGGCGAGGGTGAAGAGCTCCTCGGCCTGGTCCAGCACCAGGACCAGGACATGCGGCAGGCGTGCCGACATCCGCGAGAGGAGGTCCGCCAGCAGGTCCTCGTCGGCTCGCAACGCCGCGTCGACCTGGCCGGAACCGGCCTCCGCCCCGACGGCCTCGTCGAGCACCGGGCGCAGGTCGATGACGATGTCCTCGCCGTGCGGCGATCGGAATCGCAGCGGGTCCTCGGCCATCTCGATCAGGGCCCGCGCGAGCTGGCCCACCGGGTCCTTCGCGGGCTGGACGATGAGCAGGCCCCCGTCGGGACGCCGGAAGAACCTGTAGCCGACGCACTCGCCCTCCAGGTAGGGGACGACGCCGGCGCGGAGGAAGGAGCTCTTCCCGACGCCGCTCTCCGCATGGAGGACGAGGATCCGCGTGTCAGGGCGGTCCAGCGTCGCGGCGAAGCGGACCGCGTCGGCGTCGCGGCCGGTGAACAGGGCACGGTCTCCCTCGTCGTAATAGCCGAGCGAGGGATAGGGCTTCTCGGGCAATGGCGGCCCGGGGGGCGTCGCCCGCGATGTCGTCACGGGCCGGTGGCCGAGGTCGGGGATGGGCCATGCGGCGGGCGTCGTCGTGGCCCCGAGGACCGTGCCGGCCACGGCGGCGCCCTCGCCGATCGGCATCGCTTCCGCGCGGGGCTCGCCCGCCGGGAGGACGCGGATCTCGGGCGGGCAGTGGGCGCCGTAGAGCAGGCCCAGCGCCGGGTTGGAAAGCCGGAGCTCGTGCAGGAGCCGCCCCAGCGGCTTGCCCTCGCGGAGGAAGCCGCGGAGGAAGGCCAGGCCGAACTCGTTGGCGAAGTTGTCGATCGTCTGCCGCTCGGTGGCGATGGCGCCGGTGAAGCCGAAGTCGTGCAGGACGTCGAGGAACGAGCCGCCGGAGCCGGCCTCGGCGGTCCGGCAGGCGTTGAGGAACGCGAGCATCCCCTCGGGACGCTCGCGCGAGGCGTAGCCGCTGAGGAGGCTCCGCAGGTCGCCGGGGCGGACCCTCTCGGTGTCGCCCAGGTGCAGGCAGTCCGGGGTGGCGTGGCCGAGCCAGTAGAGCAGCCTCGGGGGGCCCTTCCGCAACTCGGCCCGGAGCTCCTTCAGCGAGCCGACCGGCGCCAGCCCCTCCTCGGCGAGGAACCGGTCCAGGGCCGCCCCCTGGTCGGCCCCGAGGTTCTCGCGGACCTTCGCGTCGATCACCGCGACGACCCGCGGCCTGGTCCAGCCCGGGAGCCGCTTCAGCGGCTCGACGCGGCGCCCGGTCGTCAGGTTGTAGCGGATGGCCCAGAAGGGCCGCCATCGCTCCGCCCCGACGCCGGACCGGAACTCGGACTCGTGGTCCTCGGGGAAGTCGTCGTACACCAGGTTCCACGGGACCGAGAGGTAGGCCGCCGGGTTGCCCGAGAGCTCCTCGACGACGACCTCCAGCTCGATCGGGCCCGGACCGTCCCCGAGGCCGACCAGCCATTCGCGCACGCGACTCGCCGTGTCGTCGCCGCCGGGCAGGAGGCGGTTGTAGAGCTCGAAGCCCGCCTCGACCAGCCCGAAGGCCGGCTCCCAGGGCATCGGCCCCTGTCCCGATGAGTTCAGCGCGTGGACCAGCACCTCCAGCGCCTTGCGGGCCCGGGCGGCCGCGTCGCGGAGCTCGGCCAGCTCGGCGCCGGCGATGGCATAGGGCCTGAAGAACCCGCCGCGCGAGGACCAGACGAGCTCGACCCGATCGGCGTGGTTGGTGACCTGGCAGATGACCTCGGACATGGATCGACGCCCTGCTCGCGATGGAAGCCCGAAGTCCTCGGACGGGATGCGACGGATTCTACCCGATGATCAGCTCGACGGCGCATCCGCGCAAGAGAGGACGGCCGGCGGGGCCGGATGACGGCGGGACGAGCGGGATCCTAGGCTCGATGTGTACGCACGGCCCGGGGAGACGAGGCCCGCCGGCCCGGCCACCGGGCCTCGCCGGCGGTCGCATCGAGTCGTCGCGCGTCGGACGGCGCGGTTTCTCGCTAAGTATGGGGCATATTATCCCGTTTGCGGGAATGACTGAAAGAACAGTCCTCGGTGCTCGGTGATACCCGCTGCGCCGGGCGGTGTTGAATCGGTTGCAGGGCACGAGGAGGGGCGGGAAACAGGTCGGGGCACGTCGGGGGATTCCTTCATGACTACGGGTCGCGGCGATCGTCGGGGATGGAGGGGGCCTGCGGGGATGCTCGCGGTCGCCGTGGCGCTGGGCGTCGCGGGCTGGGTCGTCGAGGCGAGGGCCTGGGCGAGGCAGGAGAAGGGGGACGCGACCGGGGCGGCGAAGCGATCGGAGAAGCCCGCGGCAACCCCCGAGGCCCCCGCCCCGGGGCTCATGGAGAGGGAGGCCGAGAAGCAGGAAGAGGCCGCCGCGATGCCGGCGATGCCCGGCGACGACGGATCGCGGGAGGTGCTGAAGGCACTCCGCGAGCTGGGCGGGGCCGCGCGGAAGGACGCGGCGCGGGCGAGGCAGGCGGCGGCGAGGGCCCCGCTGCCGAAGAGGCCGGCGAAGACGGTCACGCCGCCGACGGTCACGCCGGCGGATCTCGACGCGATGCTCGCGAAGTACCTGAAGGAGAAGGACCCGAAGGTCGAGCCGGCGCCGCCGACGAGCGACGTGGAGTTCGTCCGGCGGGCCTACCTCGACCTGGCGGGGACGCCGCCGACGCCGCGGCAGGTGGCGGAGTTCGTGGGCAGCCGTGCGAAGGACAAGCGGGCGAGGCTCATCGACGCGCTGCTGGAGAGCCCGGAGATGGCCCGGAACTGGGCCCGGTACTGGCGGGACGTGATCAAGTTCCACGCGACGAACCAGAACCCCGGGCAGGTCCGCTACGACCTGCTGGAGGAATGGCTCGAGGCGCAGTTCCGCGCGAAGCGTCCGTGGGATGAGATCGTCTCGGCCATGATCACGGCGACCGGCCGCGTGGACGAGAACGGCGCGGTGGCGTTCCCGCTGGCCAGCGAGGCCAAGCCCGTGGAGATGGCCGGCGAGGTCTCCCGGCTGTTCCTGGGCGTCCAGATCCAGTGTGCCGAGTGCCACGACCACAAGACCGACTCCTGGAAGCGGCAGCAGTTCCACGAGCTGGCCGCCTTCTTCTCCGGCACGCGCTCGCGGAGGGTCGACAAGGCCATGCCGGGCCAGCCGGCGGTCTTCAGCGTCGAGACGACCCCGCGGGCCCGCTACGCGATGCCCGACCTCGCCGACCCCAAGAAGCAGATCCCGGTGGCGCCGAGGTTCTTCCTGGCCTCGTCCCGGGAGGAGGTCCCGAGCCTCCCGGAGACGCTCGCCCCGGCCGACCGGCGGGCCCTCGGGGCCTCGTACGTGACGGGCCAGGACAACCCGTGGTTCGCCCGGGCGTTCGTGAACCGGACGTGGTTCGTGCTCATGGGCGAGTCGTTCTACGACGTGGTGGACGACATCGGGCCGGAGCGGGAGCCCAAGGCGAGGGAGGTCATCGAGACCCTGGCCGACCAGTGGCAGAAGGGCGGGTACGACGTCCGCTGGCTGCTGCGGACGATCGCCAACACGCAGGCCTACCAGCGTCGGGTGCGCTCGACGGCCAACCCGGCCGGCAAGACGGCGTTCGCGGCCAATTGCCCCAGCCGGCTCCGCGCCGACCAGATCGCCGACGCCCTCGTCGAGGCGCTCGGCCTGCCGGAGGACCTCCGTCCGGTGCCGCCCCCCGGGGCCGCGAAGGGGAAGGGCGCGGGCAGGGCGCAGGGCGGGAAGATGCCCGTGGCGAAGGTCAAGGGCGCCGCCAAGGTCGCGGAGGCGACCGGGCTGGGCGGGGCCCCGGTCCAGGGGAAGGGCCCGAACAAGGCCGTCCGCGCCGGCGGCGCGCGGGCCCTCTTCGGGGCGCTGTTCTCGATGGACCCCTCGGCCGCGCCGGACGAGATCCTCAGCACGATCCCGCAGGCCCTCTTCCTGATGAACGGGCCGATCGTCCAGAACCGGACCCAGGCCCGGCCGGACACCGCCCTGGGCGAGATCCTCGCCACCTCCTCGAGCGACCGCGAGGCCCTCAACCGGCTCTACCTGCGGACGCTCTCCCGCCAGCCGAACGCGAAGGAGGTGGAGGCCTGCGCCGCCTATCTCGCGCGAGCCGGGAACCGCGTCGAGGCCTTCGAGGACATCTACTGGGCACTCGTCAACACCACGGAGTTCGTCTCGCGGCGTTGAGTGCCTGTCCCGCAGGTTCGGGCCGGGTTCGCGCGGGGTTCCTCGGGGCGTCCCCTGGCAATCGGACTGAGCTGGATCCGCTTCCCCCCTTTCCAAGGGGGGACACGGGGGGTGGATGCGACCGCCTCGGCAGGGGTCAATGCACCCCCTCTAACTCCCCCTTGGTAAGGGGGAGAACCGGACTCGCCCCCTTACTCAGTGGGGGGATGGAAGAATGCGAAGTCAACCAAAGCACATGCCCTGATCCTGGCGAAGAAGACGACGGGGGACCAGCGATGACGGACGAGTCGAGCATCGTGCGGGTGGGGATGAACGGCCAGGGCGTGGTGAGCCGCCGGGGGTTCATCCGGACGATGAGCTGGGGGGCGGCCGGCCTGGGGGCGGCGGCGGGCGCCGGGGTGATCCCGGCGACCTTCACGGACCTGATGGTCCTGAAGGCGGACGAGCTGCGGAAGCGGCAGATGGCCTGCATCCTGCTCTGGATGGCGGGCGGCCCGAGCCAGCTCGAGACGTTCGACCCCAAGCCGGGCACGGAGCACGGCGGGACGACGAAGGCCATCGAGACCTCGGTCCCGGGCATCTCCATCGCCGAGGGCTGGAACCAGACCGCGAAGGTGATGAAGGAGATCGCGCTCGTCCGCTCGATGACCAACAGGGAGGCCAACCATCAGCGGGCGTCGTACCAGCTCCACACCGGCTATGCCCCGAGCGCGACGATCAAGCACCCGCACCTCGGCTGCTCGGTCGCCGCCCAGCTCGGCGAGAGCAAGTTCGACCTGCCGCACATCGTGAGCATCGGCGGCGCCACGGCCGGCGCCGGGTTCCTGGGCGCGTCGCTGGAGCCGTTCGTGATCCAGAACGCGGAGCGGCCGCCGGACAACACCCAGCCGAGGGTCGCCGTCGACCGCTTCAAGCGGCGGCTCGGGCTGCTCAACAACCTGGAGGTCGCCGGATTCGGCACCAACGGCGGGGCCGACCGGGTGAAGGAGCACCGGGCCGTGTACACGCAGACGGCCCGGATGGTGCTGTCCCCGGAGATGAAGGCGTTCGACCTCGAGGGCGAGAGCCCCGCCCTGCGGGACGCCTACGGCCGGACGGCGTTCGGCCAGGGGTGCCTGCTGGCCCGCCGGCTCGTCCAGGCCGGGGTGACGTTCGTGGAGGTCCGCTCGAACGGCTGGGACACGCACCAGGAGGTCAACGACAGGGTCGGCAAGCTGGCCGGCCAGGTGGACCCGGCGTTCGCGACGTTGATCCGCGACCTGAAGGAGCACGGCATGCTCGGCCGGACGCTCGTCGTCTGGATGGGCGAGTTCGGCCGGACGCCGAAGATCAACGCCAACGCCGGCCGCGACCACTTCCCCCGGGTCTTCAACGTGGCCCTCGCCGGCGGCGGCGTCCGCGGCGGCCAGGTGATCGGGGCCTCCAACGCCGACGGCACCGACGTCAAGGACCGCCCGGTCTCGGTCCCCGACCTGATGGCCTCGCTCTGCCACGGCCTGGGCGTCAACGCCCAGAAGGAGGTCGACACGCCGATCGGCCGGCCGATCAAGGTCGTCGACGGCGGGAAGGCGGTCGCCGAGCTCTTCGGATGAGGTCGGCGATGGATGTCGCGTCCGGCTCCGGATAGGCTGGGGGTCCGCTCGTGATCCGCCGGGCTCGGGGAGGACCTCGCATGCGACTCCGACACGTCGCGCGCCGCTGGCTGCCGGGAGTGGTCGCCCTCGCCGCGGTCCTCGGCGTCGCGTCGCGGATCTTCGACGACTGGTCGCGGGGCGGGCCCTGCCGGCCGCTCGTGGAAGCGCTGAGGGACGGGGATGCCGAGGCCCGGCAGGACGCCGTCGCGGACCTGTTCACGCTGACCCTCAACGGGGTGGACATGTCGCCGGCCATCCCGGCGCTGGTCGAATGCCTCGATGACAGGGATGGGACGGTCGGCGAGGTCGCGGCCGATGCGCTGGCCCAGGTCGGGACCAAGGCGGCCCCGGCCGTGCCCGCGGCGGCTCGCCTCCTGCGCGGCGGCCGGGCCGACTTGCGGCCCCGCCTCCTGCGCATCCTCGCGGCCGTCCATGTCAGGGAGGCGGACGAAATCCTTGAAGGGGCCCTCGACGACCCCGACGCCCGGCGACGCGTCGAGGCCTTCGAGGCCCTGGACTTCGCGAGGAGGGCGGATCTCGTGCCGGCGGTCATCCGTCGGCTGGCCGCCGATCCCGCCCCCGCGGCGAGGCTGGCCGCGCTCCGCATGCTCGCTGCCACCGAACCGCATTCCGACCGCGTCGTGGAGGCGGAATGCCTCGCCCTGAGGGATACCGTTCCGGAGGTCCGGCTGGCGGGCGTGTCCCTGCTCGGAACGCAGGGGCGTGGCTCAACGGCCGCCACCGAGGCCTTGCTCGCGTCGATCCGCGACGCGGACCCCCGGGTCCGAGCGGCATCGCTCAATGCCCTGGGCCAGATTGGTTTCAACGATGAGCGGATCCTCCCCGAGCTCTTCGACGCCATGAGAGATTCGAGAATCCGGGAGGAGGCGAGGGACGCGATCCAGAAGCTGGCCGGTCGTCCGTCGTCGGGCCTTGCCCCGCCGACCGGTTCCCTGAGGGCCGCCACCGCGACGTTGCGGAACGCCCTGGGGAGCACCGATCCGCGGACGCGCGGCGCCGCGGCGAGCATGATCCTCCTGAGAATGGACGACAGCCGACGGGTGTATGAGCCGGGCCTCGAGGCCCTCGCGGACATGCTGCCGCTCGTCGGCTCGAAAGTGAAGGCGCAAGACGCGGCGGTCCGCCGCCCCGCGCTACTGTTCCTCCTCCGGGCGGTCCCATCGGAAGAGGTCCTCCGCTTCTTCCTGGACGCGATCGTCGACGCGGCCGCGGCCCCGGTGGCCGAACCCCCCTCTCCGGCCGCTCGCGAGGCCTGGCACTCGGCCCTGACGGCCCTGATCGGCAGGGCGAGGAGCGGGGACGAGCCGCTCCGCGGAGGGCCGCTGACATGGTTCCTCCCGGACGACCTGCTGCTCTGGTTCCTGCCGGAAATCGTCGCGGCGATGGAGGATGAGGCGGAGGAGGATCTGCGGTTCGAGGCGATCCTCGTGGTCGGCAGCCTGCTCGAGCCGCGCCGGGCCCTCTTCCCGCCGGGTGGCGACGCCTGGCGCTCGTTGCGAGACGGGCTCACGAAGCAGCTCCGCGAGGACCGGCGCGAAATCAAGGACATGGTCCTTCAGTGCCTCGAACAGCTCGACGGCAAGGCCGAGCCCCCCTCGCCGCTGCTCCCATGATGGCGGTGCGGCGAGGGTCCCGGCGAGCATCCCGCGTCCGGTCGGGGGGATTTTGACGCAAGAGCGCCCCGGGTGGTGCCGATGATACGGGATGTATCGGGTGGTCCGGTCCTCCCTGGCGGTCGCGTCGCGACGGCCGGACCGGTCTCGCCGGGGCTGTCGCGGAGGTGGCGGTGGGGAAGGATGCCCGGCCGGTTGCCGGCGGCGGCCGAGAGCGGGGCGAGGTCCCCCGGCCCGATGGATTCCGCATTGTCACTCCGGTTCGATCGCACCGCCCGTGGATGCCGGCGGCGCGCGAGGCGCGAGCCTGGGAAAGGAGTTCCCCGAATGCGTACCCCTGCTCGGTTTGGCCTGGGCCTCTGCGGCCTGGCGTTGGTGGCGGCACCGATGGCGAAGGCGGCCGATGACCGGCTCCCCGCCGGGGCGACGGTCGTGGCGGCCGACCCGTCGGCCATGGCGCCGGCCCCGAAGCATCAGCACAAGGGCCTGTTCGGCTCCCGGCATTGCGTCGAGTGCCAGCGGGCCCGGGCGAAGCAGCGCGACGGCGTGGACGTCCCCCCTCCCCCGGCGACCCTGCCGGCCGGCGCGATCCCCGGCCGGGTGGTCCATTCCCACGGCCAGGCCGCGGCCCCCTGCGCCGCCTGCGAGGCCGCCGCGGCGGGCGGGACGGTCGTCATGGGGCCGACGACGGTCGTCTCCGGGCCGGTGACGGTCGTGGAGGGCCTCCCGGCCGGCCACGCGACGGTGGGCGGGCCGGCCGTGGCGGACGCCTCGGCGCCCGGCCATGCGGTGGTCGGCCCCGGCATGGACGCCGCCTCGATGGCGGCCGCCGGCCCCGCGCCGGTGGGCGTCTCCCGGGCCGCGATGGCCGCCGCCCCTCGGACCGCGGCCCTGGGCGGCCGCCCAGGCTCCAGCCCCTATGACCCGGCCGTGCGGGCCACGAGCATCCCGCCGGCCCAGACCGGGATCGAGGGCGCCGAGCCCGGCCGCCCCCGCATCCTGGGCCATCTGTTCGGCGTCAGCGCCATGCGTCGCGACTTCCAGGACATGCGTGCCGCCCGCCAGAACCAGGGCCGAGACGCCCACGCGGCCATCTCCTACGACGACCCGAACAAGGCCGTCACCGACCTCCCGGCGAGCATGGTGTACGGCAGGGGCCAGGGGCACTGAGCCGCTGACGCCCCGGGGACGGGGGCCGACGCCGTCGGCCCCGGCCCGAATCCGAATCCGCGGGATAGTCCGGTCCTCTCGCCTGGCGCGGGGGATCGGACTATCCGCGCGCGCCGGGGCTTGCTTTCCGTCGAGGGCGGGCCGCCCGCGGGTCGATGCAGAAGGTCGAGGCCGGATCAGGGACCGGAGGCCGCCCCCGCACCCCGCGTGGGCATCGCCGGAGGGCGCAAGGGACGGGATCCCCCGTGGAGAAGACGGGGATCGGGACCGTCCCGGGGCGTCGCCGGCGTCGACGGACGGACGCGACGGGCCGGGGCCCCAGGGGGGCCTTCGACCCGGATCCGCCCGCGCCTCCGGCCCTGGATACGGCCGGGGCAGATGGCGTCGCCCGGGCGCAGGACAGCACGGGCACACCCACCGCTTGCTCGCTCGATTCCGGACACTCCAGGAGGATACATGGAAGCATACGTAAGGGATTGACTATGCGTTTCGGAAGATGGCGAGGCGTGGCCCTGGCGTTCTCCCTGGCGGCCCTCACCGGCGCGGCCGCCGTCCCGGCCCGGGCGGACGGATACCACCTGCACCCCACGCTGCCCCCCGAGGTGCCGGCGTACAACTACGCGACCGGCGGCGAATACTTCGCGCCCCCGG from Aquisphaera giovannonii includes these protein-coding regions:
- a CDS encoding HEAT repeat domain-containing protein is translated as MRLRHVARRWLPGVVALAAVLGVASRIFDDWSRGGPCRPLVEALRDGDAEARQDAVADLFTLTLNGVDMSPAIPALVECLDDRDGTVGEVAADALAQVGTKAAPAVPAAARLLRGGRADLRPRLLRILAAVHVREADEILEGALDDPDARRRVEAFEALDFARRADLVPAVIRRLAADPAPAARLAALRMLAATEPHSDRVVEAECLALRDTVPEVRLAGVSLLGTQGRGSTAATEALLASIRDADPRVRAASLNALGQIGFNDERILPELFDAMRDSRIREEARDAIQKLAGRPSSGLAPPTGSLRAATATLRNALGSTDPRTRGAAASMILLRMDDSRRVYEPGLEALADMLPLVGSKVKAQDAAVRRPALLFLLRAVPSEEVLRFFLDAIVDAAAAPVAEPPSPAAREAWHSALTALIGRARSGDEPLRGGPLTWFLPDDLLLWFLPEIVAAMEDEAEEDLRFEAILVVGSLLEPRRALFPPGGDAWRSLRDGLTKQLREDRREIKDMVLQCLEQLDGKAEPPSPLLP